A genome region from Ralstonia solanacearum K60 includes the following:
- a CDS encoding alpha-2-macroglobulin family protein, whose product MRNRWLSNLIALICLAALAAAVPAHADDAAAARDRPNPTLAEVPASGYAPFTGQPFFLLSDASYGTDQEALVRLEAPGREYKDELARYGGADILVYRVPQPLEFLKAQKNLHRIDVKANYTGEGLANTLAYLWDNWTRQARRAWQRVLSFATRSKAVEAAPQFSMGDQMATPTRFSNNPQYAPLKGYELLGRFRYPIWDAKPIAPPKDVKLEGSSSEWLPQNVGNVMIPVGKLPAGLYIVEAVIGAYRAHTLLFVSDTVAVTKGTSQGMMVWTAERKSGKPVAGSTVNWTDGVGVLASGTTQADGTAELRHVAPERSYVLGADRAGGVFISENFYYDSEIYNTKLYAFTDRPLYRPGDEVRVKFIGRNFRNATESTAPAAGDIKLDVIDPTGSPVATATTRLSGETGADARFTLPSNAPAGGYTLRFDYGGSTYGGAFRVAEYIKPHFDVNLSLDKAGYGTGEAIKGKISLRYPDGKPVKDGKVSVSLRAQQVTMVEGELQYAGLFPVKLEQQELTTDGDGNAALTLPAAKEPSRYVVTVFANDGAAYRVKVTRELLVARGATPYKLSSAANFTTPGQSVSFNLQPLPAVDGVRGAGAPPAKWELVRLESRTRTEGALQPDAKGSATFPVKFDQPGSYTLSVRDAAGNLLAASSHWVAGDGVQTVPGNIEIVFDRDRYQVGDTAEALITFPLPVDDALLTLERDKVERHALLSGGGDWLSLQRVTPSQYRARIKIGAEFSPNMTFSALYVRDGDMVFQNAGIVVTQPTLDLTVRADKAVYAPGETVTLDLTSALAGKPVPANLAVSVVDEMVYVLQPEVAPSIVDFFYHPRRNSVRTTSSQSFISYDLALSSLPGKPGGTYGRHNERGVKVLERPRRDEQDTAAWVANLQTGADGRARMTFTMPDSLARWRVTVRAVSTTGAADGLVGQRTASIRSDKALYLKWTGPQHFRESDQPRLDMVAFNQTDKDITADWIVSGAGLNINQRVTLKRGANYLHAPLSGPQALQPGVVNAELKQDDKVSDRLQTTVKLDATGWLADRESIVPLTQLQGTRLPLGLPADARDVRLRVVGSTATQFARVADDLIEYPYGCAEQTASRLIPLALAQQSLAATGTRLPDGNPAGTQGVDALLRTQRQRLALLAGTNGTFGWWGELTTSSALITSYAYYADWLAGRAVGISLPADNWKQVLEAYKRTSPNEPLLHRALALWFANEMGLPVATPLSGVAAELARSAKAPADAEPAVGDSLIFVVPDSPRGRQVAIVLTAQLMRQIGQPVPEALVSADIAARTALANDTSPLVQSLLLMGGGRSAADPAPLLARASAAMPTMDRAVALVWLQKGLGGLQGANVATIQPALSAGGWQAARSVVGVPTWRWAGAQPPAALDLTAAPSDVTTQSAIVSYRSRAPEASRLPITVERKLYRLDPIASAAPKEDAKTPKRAAADAAVNAGITFKAKPVKPGDTLDSNALYVDEIVLTPRQGAYRYGLVEVPLPPGAEVEASTWGIQIDGLKGEPNEGNGPQPFERRAAYELGQLSYNQPVPALERPTALRQLVRFSLPGRFVLPPARYFRMYQPEAKALQGDGKTASYPFKVE is encoded by the coding sequence ATGCGCAACCGTTGGCTGTCCAATCTGATCGCATTGATCTGTCTTGCGGCGCTCGCGGCCGCGGTACCCGCCCATGCTGACGATGCGGCTGCCGCGCGCGACCGACCGAATCCCACGCTTGCCGAAGTGCCGGCCAGCGGCTATGCGCCGTTCACCGGCCAGCCGTTTTTCCTGCTGTCGGACGCGAGCTATGGCACCGACCAGGAGGCGCTGGTGCGCCTGGAGGCGCCGGGCCGCGAATACAAGGATGAGCTCGCCCGCTACGGCGGCGCCGACATCCTGGTCTACCGCGTGCCGCAGCCGCTCGAATTCCTGAAGGCGCAGAAGAACTTGCACCGCATCGACGTCAAGGCCAATTACACGGGCGAGGGTCTGGCCAACACGCTGGCCTACCTGTGGGACAACTGGACCCGCCAGGCCCGCCGCGCCTGGCAGCGCGTGCTGTCATTCGCCACGCGCAGCAAGGCGGTGGAAGCCGCGCCGCAGTTCAGCATGGGCGACCAGATGGCCACGCCGACGCGCTTTTCGAACAACCCGCAGTACGCGCCGCTCAAGGGCTATGAGCTGCTCGGCCGCTTCCGCTACCCCATCTGGGACGCCAAGCCGATCGCGCCGCCCAAGGACGTCAAGCTCGAAGGCAGCAGCAGCGAGTGGCTGCCGCAGAACGTCGGCAACGTGATGATCCCGGTGGGCAAGCTGCCGGCCGGCCTGTATATCGTTGAGGCGGTGATCGGCGCGTACCGTGCGCATACGCTGCTGTTCGTCTCCGATACGGTGGCCGTGACCAAGGGCACCTCGCAGGGGATGATGGTGTGGACCGCCGAGCGCAAGAGCGGCAAGCCGGTGGCCGGCAGCACTGTCAACTGGACGGATGGCGTGGGCGTGCTGGCCTCCGGCACCACGCAGGCCGACGGCACCGCCGAGCTGCGTCACGTGGCGCCCGAGCGCAGCTACGTGCTCGGTGCCGACCGCGCGGGCGGCGTGTTCATCTCCGAGAATTTCTATTACGACAGCGAGATCTACAACACCAAGCTGTACGCCTTCACCGACCGGCCGCTGTACCGTCCGGGCGACGAGGTGCGCGTCAAATTCATCGGCCGCAACTTCAGGAATGCGACCGAATCGACCGCACCGGCGGCGGGCGACATCAAGCTCGACGTGATCGACCCGACCGGCTCGCCGGTGGCGACCGCCACGACGCGGCTGTCGGGCGAGACCGGCGCCGACGCGCGCTTCACGCTGCCGTCCAACGCGCCGGCCGGCGGCTATACGCTGCGCTTCGACTACGGCGGCAGTACCTATGGCGGCGCCTTCCGCGTGGCCGAATACATCAAGCCGCACTTCGATGTGAACCTGTCGCTGGACAAGGCCGGCTACGGTACCGGCGAGGCCATCAAGGGCAAGATCAGCCTGCGTTATCCGGACGGCAAGCCGGTCAAGGACGGCAAGGTGTCGGTCAGCCTGCGCGCGCAGCAGGTGACGATGGTGGAGGGCGAGCTGCAGTACGCCGGCCTGTTCCCGGTCAAGCTGGAGCAGCAGGAGCTGACCACCGACGGCGACGGCAATGCCGCGCTGACGCTGCCCGCCGCCAAGGAGCCGAGCCGCTACGTCGTCACGGTGTTCGCCAACGACGGTGCCGCCTATCGCGTGAAGGTGACGCGCGAGCTGCTGGTGGCGCGCGGCGCGACGCCGTACAAGCTGTCCTCGGCCGCCAACTTCACCACGCCGGGGCAGAGCGTGTCGTTCAACCTGCAGCCGCTGCCGGCGGTGGACGGCGTGCGCGGTGCCGGTGCGCCGCCCGCCAAGTGGGAGCTGGTGCGCCTGGAGTCGCGCACCCGCACCGAGGGCGCGCTGCAGCCGGACGCCAAGGGCAGCGCCACCTTCCCGGTCAAGTTCGACCAGCCCGGTTCGTACACGCTGTCGGTGCGCGATGCGGCCGGCAACCTGCTCGCCGCGTCCAGCCACTGGGTGGCCGGCGACGGGGTGCAGACCGTGCCGGGCAACATCGAGATCGTGTTCGATCGCGACCGCTACCAGGTCGGCGACACGGCCGAGGCGCTGATCACCTTCCCGCTGCCGGTGGATGACGCGCTGCTGACGCTGGAGCGCGACAAGGTCGAGCGCCACGCGCTGCTGTCGGGCGGCGGCGACTGGCTGAGCCTGCAGCGCGTGACGCCCTCGCAGTACCGCGCCCGCATCAAGATCGGCGCCGAGTTCAGCCCCAACATGACGTTCTCCGCGCTGTACGTGCGCGACGGCGACATGGTGTTCCAGAATGCCGGCATCGTCGTCACGCAGCCGACGCTCGACCTGACCGTGCGCGCGGACAAGGCCGTCTACGCGCCGGGCGAGACCGTCACGCTGGACCTGACCAGCGCGCTGGCCGGCAAGCCGGTGCCGGCCAACCTGGCGGTGTCGGTGGTCGACGAGATGGTCTACGTGCTGCAGCCGGAGGTGGCGCCGTCCATCGTCGATTTCTTCTATCACCCGCGCCGCAACAGCGTGCGCACCACCTCCAGCCAGAGCTTCATCAGCTACGACCTGGCGCTGTCGTCGCTGCCGGGCAAGCCGGGCGGCACCTATGGCCGCCACAACGAGCGCGGCGTGAAGGTGCTGGAGCGCCCGCGCCGCGACGAGCAGGACACCGCCGCCTGGGTCGCCAACCTGCAGACCGGCGCCGACGGCCGCGCGCGCATGACCTTCACGATGCCCGATTCGCTGGCGCGCTGGCGTGTCACCGTGCGCGCGGTCTCCACCACCGGTGCGGCCGACGGCCTGGTCGGCCAGCGCACCGCCAGCATCCGCTCCGACAAGGCGCTGTACCTGAAGTGGACCGGCCCGCAGCACTTCCGCGAGAGCGACCAGCCGCGCCTGGACATGGTCGCCTTCAACCAGACCGACAAGGACATCACGGCAGACTGGATCGTCTCGGGCGCCGGCCTGAACATCAACCAGCGCGTGACGCTCAAGCGCGGCGCCAACTACCTGCATGCGCCGCTGTCGGGACCCCAGGCGCTGCAGCCGGGTGTCGTCAATGCCGAGCTCAAGCAGGACGACAAGGTGTCCGACCGTCTGCAGACCACGGTCAAGCTCGACGCCACCGGCTGGCTGGCCGACCGCGAAAGCATCGTGCCGCTCACGCAGCTGCAAGGCACGCGCCTGCCGCTCGGCCTGCCCGCCGATGCGCGCGACGTGCGCCTGCGCGTGGTCGGCAGCACCGCCACCCAGTTCGCCCGCGTGGCCGACGACCTGATCGAATATCCGTACGGCTGCGCCGAGCAGACCGCCAGCCGCCTGATTCCGCTGGCCCTGGCGCAGCAGAGCCTGGCCGCCACCGGCACGCGCCTGCCCGACGGCAACCCGGCCGGCACGCAGGGCGTCGATGCGCTGCTGCGCACGCAGCGCCAACGCCTCGCGCTGCTGGCCGGCACCAACGGCACCTTCGGCTGGTGGGGCGAGCTGACCACCAGCAGCGCGCTGATCACGTCGTACGCCTACTACGCCGATTGGCTGGCCGGCCGCGCGGTCGGCATCAGCCTGCCCGCCGACAACTGGAAGCAGGTGCTGGAAGCCTACAAGCGCACCAGCCCGAACGAGCCGCTGCTGCATCGCGCGCTGGCGCTGTGGTTCGCCAACGAGATGGGCCTGCCGGTGGCGACGCCGCTGTCGGGCGTGGCGGCGGAGCTCGCGCGCAGCGCCAAGGCACCGGCCGACGCCGAGCCCGCGGTGGGCGACAGCCTGATCTTCGTCGTGCCCGATTCGCCGCGCGGCCGCCAGGTGGCGATCGTCCTGACGGCGCAGTTGATGCGCCAGATCGGCCAGCCGGTGCCGGAGGCGCTGGTGTCGGCCGACATTGCGGCGCGCACGGCGCTGGCCAACGACACCTCGCCGCTGGTGCAGAGCCTGCTGCTGATGGGCGGCGGCCGCTCCGCAGCCGACCCCGCACCGCTGCTCGCGCGCGCCAGCGCCGCGATGCCGACCATGGACCGTGCCGTCGCGCTGGTCTGGCTGCAGAAGGGCCTGGGCGGGCTGCAGGGCGCGAATGTCGCGACCATCCAGCCGGCGCTGTCGGCCGGCGGCTGGCAGGCGGCACGCTCGGTGGTCGGCGTGCCGACCTGGCGCTGGGCCGGTGCGCAGCCGCCTGCCGCGCTCGACCTGACGGCCGCGCCGTCCGATGTGACCACGCAGTCGGCCATCGTGTCCTACCGCAGCCGCGCGCCGGAAGCCTCCCGGCTGCCGATCACGGTGGAGCGCAAGCTGTACCGGCTCGACCCGATCGCCTCCGCCGCACCGAAGGAGGATGCCAAGACGCCCAAGCGCGCCGCCGCCGATGCGGCCGTCAACGCCGGTATCACCTTCAAGGCCAAGCCGGTCAAGCCCGGCGACACGCTCGACAGCAACGCACTCTATGTCGACGAGATCGTGCTGACGCCGCGCCAGGGTGCGTACCGCTACGGCCTGGTTGAAGTGCCGTTGCCGCCGGGCGCCGAGGTGGAGGCCAGCACCTGGGGCATCCAGATCGACGGCCTGAAGGGTGAGCCGAACGAGGGCAACGGCCCGCAGCCGTTCGAGCGGCGCGCAGCCTACGAGCTGGGCCAACTGTCGTACAACCAGCCGGTGCCGGCGCTGGAGCGTCCGACCGCGTTGCGCCAGTTGGTGCGTTTCTCGCTGCCGGGCCGCTTCGTGCTGCCGCCGGCGCGCTACTTCCGCATGTACCAGCCGGAAGCCAAGGCGCTGCAGGGCGACGGCAAGACCGCCAGCTATCCGTTCAAGGTGGAGTGA
- a CDS encoding DUF1175 domain-containing protein: MMPRTRAHVPMASPSRRRWLTVAAAGLLAQTFAPGALALSGWADAAAAGPDALTPEQSAVFCAWFARIVNEQLRQGPTPRWTHRDCAGLVRFAAAEALRAHDARWLRANGMRDAESARQLPPELNLTPAQRTLTQRWTRIDGSTGAYVSALALIQQNSRFIAKDVNQALPGDLLFFDQGDDQHLMIWMDRYIAYHTGTVTRTDTGLRAVPVSELMQWKDSRWQPQGGNPNFIGVFRLAFLTR; this comes from the coding sequence ATGATGCCGCGCACGCGGGCGCACGTTCCGATGGCCTCGCCGAGCCGTCGTCGCTGGCTGACGGTGGCCGCTGCCGGCCTGCTTGCGCAGACGTTTGCGCCAGGCGCGCTCGCGCTGTCCGGCTGGGCCGACGCCGCTGCGGCGGGGCCCGATGCGCTGACGCCCGAGCAGTCTGCCGTGTTCTGCGCGTGGTTCGCGCGCATCGTCAACGAGCAACTGCGGCAGGGCCCGACGCCGCGCTGGACGCATCGCGATTGCGCCGGCCTGGTGCGCTTCGCCGCCGCCGAGGCGCTGCGTGCGCACGATGCCCGCTGGCTGCGTGCCAACGGCATGCGCGACGCCGAATCGGCGCGCCAACTGCCGCCGGAACTGAACCTGACGCCCGCCCAGCGCACGCTCACGCAGCGCTGGACGCGCATCGACGGCAGCACCGGCGCGTACGTCTCCGCGCTGGCGCTGATCCAGCAGAACAGCCGCTTCATCGCCAAGGATGTTAACCAGGCACTGCCCGGCGATCTGCTGTTTTTCGATCAGGGCGACGACCAGCATCTGATGATCTGGATGGATCGCTACATCGCTTACCACACCGGCACCGTCACCCGCACCGACACGGGTTTGCGGGCGGTTCCGGTTTCTGAACTGATGCAATGGAAAGACTCGCGCTGGCAGCCGCAGGGCGGCAATCCCAACTTCATCGGCGTGTTTCGTCTGGCCTTTTTGACGCGATAG
- a CDS encoding YfaQ family protein, protein MRFGGLVCRVLTGLVWAGGALASGQAVAAAPQAEPLRYAILQGGPEGDVAQLWQFRADLAAGAELPPPVPLARDVETPLGSLWKLFVYSYLVSRRIPTPDYTCHGNDPEEVYCCTAGQSIDRERALIQSCGRYFEPARLGLDPADWRRFWQQAGSPAWLRDVRTLLPTRRVSVADVLGALRSLPADGREAAAHTLVSVLTVGRGEGTVSHFGSLLRAKTWTMPDPQRPGASIGGAAGWLADGTPVWLGGSGSSNRVLAAAAPRLMPLLAHLSVPDDDACVAVDFFARYPIDAVRDAGGKPADAGRLDGRYAVRFVNGNTLPIESRGELALSRESGAPVITGHLGMNDYVARVVEREGDLAEPQAARALAVAARSYLVQHATRDKGCYRIADSSRAQRVLPRPPSAAARSVAAFTDALVLAGQPVQYHGTVSARGRMGWPDARAAAQRGLGFDAILAQWWPQATLTSFRSPVAGDCLPVAGAQPWLRVQAPRWSVRLAAEPGYETPSLPAVCAIREGRPYADARRNRLYIQRFATEEDRIALTHEYLHLAFARHPRGQDEGFVEATARRLIRGEGLL, encoded by the coding sequence ATGCGTTTCGGCGGGCTTGTGTGCAGGGTGCTGACCGGCCTGGTCTGGGCCGGCGGCGCGCTTGCGTCCGGGCAGGCCGTCGCCGCGGCGCCGCAGGCCGAACCGTTGCGCTACGCCATCCTGCAGGGCGGACCGGAGGGCGACGTGGCCCAGTTGTGGCAGTTCAGAGCCGACCTCGCCGCCGGCGCCGAACTGCCGCCGCCGGTGCCGCTGGCGCGCGATGTTGAGACGCCGCTGGGCAGCCTCTGGAAACTGTTCGTCTACAGCTACCTGGTCTCGCGCAGAATCCCGACCCCCGATTACACCTGCCATGGCAACGATCCCGAAGAGGTCTACTGCTGCACGGCCGGGCAGAGCATCGACCGCGAACGCGCCCTGATCCAGTCGTGCGGCCGCTATTTCGAACCCGCGCGCCTGGGGCTGGACCCGGCCGACTGGCGTCGCTTCTGGCAGCAGGCGGGCTCGCCGGCGTGGCTGCGCGATGTGCGCACGCTGCTGCCGACGCGCCGTGTTTCCGTCGCCGATGTGCTGGGCGCGCTGCGAAGCCTGCCCGCCGATGGCCGCGAGGCCGCCGCGCACACGCTGGTGTCGGTGCTGACCGTGGGCCGCGGCGAAGGGACGGTTTCGCACTTCGGCAGCCTGCTGCGCGCCAAGACCTGGACCATGCCCGATCCGCAGCGCCCCGGTGCGTCGATCGGCGGGGCCGCCGGTTGGTTGGCCGACGGCACGCCGGTCTGGCTCGGCGGCTCGGGGTCGAGCAACCGCGTGCTGGCCGCCGCCGCGCCGCGCCTGATGCCGCTGCTCGCGCACCTCTCCGTGCCCGACGACGATGCCTGCGTGGCGGTCGATTTCTTCGCGCGCTACCCGATCGACGCGGTGCGCGACGCCGGCGGCAAGCCGGCCGATGCGGGCCGGCTGGACGGCCGCTACGCCGTGCGCTTCGTCAACGGCAACACGCTGCCGATCGAAAGCCGGGGTGAACTCGCACTGTCGCGCGAAAGCGGCGCCCCGGTCATCACCGGGCATCTCGGCATGAACGACTACGTGGCCCGCGTGGTGGAGCGCGAAGGCGACCTGGCCGAGCCGCAGGCCGCCCGTGCGCTGGCCGTGGCAGCCCGCAGCTACCTGGTGCAGCACGCCACGCGCGACAAGGGCTGCTACCGCATCGCCGACAGCTCCCGCGCCCAGCGCGTGCTGCCGCGCCCGCCGTCCGCCGCCGCCCGCAGCGTCGCTGCGTTTACCGACGCGCTGGTGCTGGCCGGCCAGCCGGTGCAGTACCACGGCACCGTCAGCGCACGCGGCCGGATGGGCTGGCCCGACGCGCGCGCTGCCGCCCAGCGGGGCCTGGGCTTCGACGCCATCCTGGCCCAGTGGTGGCCGCAGGCGACCCTGACCTCGTTCCGCAGCCCGGTCGCGGGCGACTGCCTGCCGGTGGCGGGTGCGCAGCCTTGGCTGCGGGTGCAGGCCCCACGCTGGTCGGTCCGGCTGGCCGCCGAGCCCGGCTACGAGACGCCGTCGCTGCCGGCCGTCTGCGCGATCCGCGAAGGGCGGCCCTATGCCGATGCACGCCGCAACCGGCTCTACATCCAGCGGTTCGCCACCGAGGAGGACCGCATCGCGCTGACGCACGAATATCTGCACCTGGCGTTCGCGCGGCATCCGCGCGGGCAGGACGAAGGCTTTGTCGAGGCGACCGCGCGCCGCCTGATCCGTGGGGAGGGTTTGCTGTGA
- a CDS encoding YfaP family protein, producing the protein MTLSPIRFAAVLMLAAVGAPGSAFAQSDAGNIEMTAPLNGWRNSTGDDSRYTQDVHYPAVSVATPQGQGAASMIAGRIRNTPKAAAPADGESRPRRRGGADGSSVGTLVVNGVAMPQRIEADGTFSRPYAFGAGSNSVEVRTARGDAKRVQFYDTYAGRTRPRLRVVLSWDTDGTDLDLHVISPDGQHAWYGNRVTANGGALDVDVTTGYGPEIYSNPAPLPGTYLVYVNYYGSGNDSSVITTAQVTLITDENTPAERQQTFVMPMRKAGELTLVRTFTMK; encoded by the coding sequence ATGACGCTTTCCCCCATCCGCTTCGCCGCCGTCCTGATGCTCGCCGCCGTGGGCGCGCCCGGCAGCGCGTTCGCGCAATCCGACGCCGGCAACATCGAGATGACCGCGCCGCTCAACGGCTGGCGCAACTCGACCGGCGACGACTCGCGCTACACGCAGGACGTGCACTATCCGGCCGTCTCCGTCGCCACGCCGCAAGGGCAGGGCGCCGCTTCGATGATCGCCGGCCGCATCCGCAACACGCCCAAGGCTGCCGCGCCCGCCGACGGCGAGAGCCGTCCGCGCCGCCGCGGGGGCGCCGACGGTTCGTCGGTCGGCACCCTGGTCGTCAACGGCGTGGCGATGCCGCAGCGCATCGAGGCCGACGGCACGTTCTCGCGCCCGTATGCGTTCGGCGCCGGCAGCAACAGCGTCGAGGTCCGCACCGCGCGCGGCGACGCCAAGCGCGTGCAGTTCTATGACACCTACGCCGGCAGGACGCGGCCGCGCCTGCGCGTGGTGCTGTCGTGGGACACCGACGGCACCGACCTCGATCTGCACGTGATCTCGCCCGACGGCCAGCACGCCTGGTACGGCAACCGCGTAACGGCCAACGGCGGCGCGCTCGACGTGGACGTCACCACGGGCTACGGTCCCGAGATCTATTCCAATCCCGCGCCGCTGCCCGGCACGTACCTGGTCTACGTCAACTATTACGGCAGCGGCAACGACAGCAGTGTCATCACCACCGCGCAGGTCACCCTCATCACCGACGAGAACACGCCCGCCGAGCGCCAGCAGACCTTCGTCATGCCGATGCGCAAGGCCGGCGAGCTGACGCTGGTGCGCACCTTCACCATGAAATAG
- a CDS encoding class I SAM-dependent methyltransferase, with the protein MDTQTVAAYDTLADTFAREWREQPAPDDLYALLRRVFKAGGDTVDIGCGAGREVAWLNANGYPAVGYDASAGLLEAARTQYPGLSFRRATLPELAGIADGAFDNVLCETVIMHLPPAQIGAAVQRLLALLRPDGTLYLSWRVTPEADQRDGRGRLYTAFDAAGVREALAGAQVLLDEAAVSQSSGKTIHRIVARQP; encoded by the coding sequence ATGGACACGCAAACCGTCGCCGCCTACGACACGCTCGCCGACACCTTCGCCCGCGAATGGCGCGAGCAGCCCGCGCCGGACGACCTCTACGCGCTGCTGCGCCGCGTGTTCAAGGCGGGTGGAGACACGGTCGACATCGGCTGCGGTGCGGGACGCGAAGTGGCGTGGCTCAATGCCAACGGCTATCCGGCGGTCGGCTACGACGCCTCCGCCGGGTTGCTGGAGGCAGCCCGCACGCAGTATCCGGGGCTGTCGTTCCGCCGGGCGACGCTGCCCGAGTTGGCCGGTATCGCCGATGGCGCGTTCGACAACGTGCTCTGCGAGACCGTCATCATGCACCTGCCGCCCGCGCAGATCGGCGCGGCCGTGCAGCGCCTGCTGGCCCTGCTGCGCCCGGACGGCACGCTGTACCTGAGCTGGCGCGTCACGCCCGAGGCCGACCAGCGCGACGGCCGCGGCCGGCTCTACACCGCATTCGACGCCGCGGGGGTCCGCGAGGCGCTGGCTGGTGCACAGGTCCTCCTCGACGAGGCCGCCGTCAGCCAATCGTCGGGCAAGACCATTCACCGCATCGTCGCGCGCCAGCCGTAA
- a CDS encoding YfaP family protein, which translates to MTRIGAAGAAWLLAGAACAEPVADLDGPIGGWRHSGLTNELERYTAAYPKPPVDRGAQKYRTLIAGRLRAAGTDRRPPVLVVNGNAMPLYGDSEGRFARPWAFGPGSNSVEIVSPDGKTRQRLQFYEADATKISAKLRAILTWDDPRAEVDMHVISPIGDHAFWAQPLLSDGGGLDVDSVDGAGPEIFSTAAPRPGVWLFYVNYWGNFNAAGYTFDEKAHDRDLITAQLTLIYNENTPSERHEFVTVPLRKIGELALMKSIRF; encoded by the coding sequence ATGACACGGATCGGCGCCGCCGGGGCGGCCTGGCTGCTGGCAGGGGCCGCATGCGCCGAGCCCGTGGCCGACCTGGATGGCCCCATCGGCGGCTGGCGCCACAGTGGCCTGACCAACGAACTGGAACGCTACACCGCCGCCTACCCGAAGCCGCCGGTCGACCGCGGCGCGCAGAAATACCGCACGCTGATCGCCGGGCGGCTGCGTGCGGCCGGCACCGATCGGCGCCCGCCGGTGCTGGTGGTCAACGGCAACGCGATGCCGCTGTACGGCGACAGCGAAGGTCGCTTCGCACGCCCATGGGCATTCGGCCCCGGCTCCAACAGCGTCGAGATCGTCAGCCCCGACGGCAAGACCCGCCAGCGCCTGCAGTTCTATGAGGCCGACGCCACCAAGATTTCGGCCAAGCTGCGCGCCATCCTCACCTGGGACGATCCGCGCGCCGAGGTCGACATGCACGTCATCTCGCCGATCGGCGACCACGCCTTCTGGGCGCAGCCCCTGCTGTCGGACGGCGGCGGCCTGGACGTCGACAGCGTCGACGGCGCCGGTCCGGAGATTTTCTCCACCGCGGCGCCGCGCCCCGGCGTGTGGCTCTTCTACGTGAACTACTGGGGCAATTTCAACGCCGCCGGCTACACCTTCGACGAGAAGGCGCACGACCGCGACCTCATCACCGCACAGCTGACCCTGATCTATAACGAGAACACGCCCAGCGAGCGGCACGAGTTCGTCACCGTGCCGCTGCGCAAGATCGGCGAGCTGGCGTTGATGAAATCCATCCGCTTCTGA